A single genomic interval of Solimonas sp. K1W22B-7 harbors:
- the eutC gene encoding ethanolamine ammonia-lyase subunit EutC, whose translation MSEPVPDPYARLRAATPARIGLGRAGDALPTRAVLEFQAAHSRARDAVHGQADFDALAAALAPLPSLRVRSRVNDRAEYLRRPDLGRRLRQDDLPLLQHGEWDLAFVIADGLSAEAVNRHAAALVHETLHRLPGWRAAPVVLAEQARVALGDEVGERLGARIVAVLVGERPGLSVADSLGVYLTWEPRVGRADSERNCISNIHANGLSLQRAADTLAWLLDEARSRRVTGVGLKLEALGTSAVPSPLPLAGEG comes from the coding sequence ATGAGCGAGCCCGTCCCCGATCCCTACGCGCGCCTGCGCGCCGCCACCCCGGCGCGCATCGGCCTGGGCCGCGCCGGCGATGCGCTGCCGACGCGCGCGGTGCTGGAATTCCAGGCGGCGCACAGCCGCGCGCGCGATGCGGTGCATGGGCAGGCGGATTTCGACGCGCTGGCCGCTGCTTTGGCGCCGCTGCCTTCCTTGCGGGTACGCAGCCGTGTGAATGATCGCGCGGAGTATCTGCGCCGGCCCGACCTGGGTCGGCGCCTGCGGCAAGACGACCTGCCTTTGCTGCAGCATGGTGAATGGGACCTCGCCTTCGTGATCGCCGACGGTCTGTCCGCCGAAGCGGTGAACCGACATGCCGCGGCATTGGTGCACGAAACCCTGCACCGCCTGCCGGGCTGGCGCGCGGCACCGGTGGTGCTGGCCGAGCAGGCGCGGGTGGCGCTGGGCGACGAGGTCGGCGAGCGGCTGGGGGCCAGGATCGTCGCGGTGCTGGTCGGTGAGCGGCCGGGGCTGTCGGTGGCGGACTCGCTGGGGGTCTACCTGACCTGGGAACCGCGAGTGGGCCGCGCGGACTCGGAGCGCAACTGCATTTCCAACATCCATGCGAACGGGCTGTCGCTGCAGCGGGCGGCGGATACGCTGGCGTGGTTGCTGGATGAGGCAAGGAGCAGGCGGGTGACGGGAGTGGGGTTGAAGCTGGAAGCGCTGGGCACAAGTGCCGTGCCGTCCCCTCTCCCGCTTGCGGGAGAGGGATAA